The window CCCCTTTCTCGGCTTTTCTCATGGTTGTCGCTTACCCTGGATTCTATGTCTGCCCCTAAAGCCACGGCTAGCGGTGTGGTCGGAGCCATTCTGGGCATCGTCGGTATGAGCGCAATCGCGGGCATCCTGGTGACAGCTATGGTCACGCCTGCACTCGCCGTCACCGGAATCGCCGCGAACAACTCCATCGGGATGTTCGAGAATCTCCCGAGCTACATCAAGCCCGACGCCCTCGCGCAGAAGACCAACATCTACGCGACGAAGGCCGACGGCTCCAACGTCCTGCTGGCGAGCGTGTTCGAGCAGAACCGCGAGGAAGTGGGCTGGGACCAGATCTCCCCCTTCGTCAAGGACGCGGTCGTCGCGGTCGAAGATCCGCGCTTCTACAGCCACGGCGGCGTCGACGTCGCGGCCACCCTGCGTGCCGCCGCCGGCAACGCGCTCGAGACCTCGGCGAGTGGTGCGTCGACGATCTCGATGCAGTACGTGCGCAACATCCAGGTGCAGAAGGCCGAGGCCATCCAGGACGAGGCCGAGCGCGACGCGGCCTACGAAGAGGCCACGAAGACGAGCATCGACCGCAAGCTCAAGGAGATCAAGCTCGCGATCGGCCTCGAGAAGGAGTTCTCGAAGGACGACATCCTCCTCGGCTACCTCAACATCGCCCCGTTCGGCGGCCGTGTCTACGGCATCCAGTCGGCGGCCCAGTACTACTTCGGCGTCAACGCCACCGACCTCTCGGTCGCCCAGGCCGCGAGCCTGATCGCCACCGTGAACGCGCCGAACGACCTGCGCATCGACGAGCCCGACAACGTGGCCGACAACCAGGCGCGCCGCGACAAGGACGTGCTGCCCGCGATGCTCAAGGAGCACAAGATCACGCAGGCGCAGTACGACGAGGCGATCGCCACGCCCGTGACGCCGAACATCCAGATCCAGTCCACCGGCTGCCAGACCGCGAACGAGATCAGCGCCGGTTTCTTCTGCGACTACATCACGCGCATCGTGAAGAACGACGCGGCGTTCGGCCCCGACGAGGACTCGCGCTGGAACAACTTCAAGACCGGCGGCTACGACATCTACACCACGCTCGACCTCGACCTGCAGGCTGCGGGCGCGGCGGCGATGAACGCCTACGTGCCGAAGGCGGGTTCCGGCTTCGACCTGGGTTCCTCGCTCGTCACCGTGCAGCCCGGCACCGGCAAGGTGCTCGCCATGGTGCAGAACAAGGACTTCAGCGACGACCCCGAGGTGACCGCCACCAACGAAGGCGCCTCGGCGATCAACTACGCGACCGACTACGCCTACGGCGGGTCGACCGGCTTCCAGGTGGGCTCGACCTACAAGATCTTCACCCTCGCCGAATGGCTGAAGACGGGCCACTCGCTCGGTGACGTCGTCAACGGAAACCCGGGCACACTCAACCTGGCGCAGTTCCGCGACAGCTGCACCGGCGGCAACGGCGGCACCTACTCCGTGAAGAACGACGGTGGCGCCGCCCCCGGCAACGTCACCGTCTCGAAGGCCACGGCCGACTCGGTGAACCTCGCGTTCCTCCGCATGGCGCAGAAGCTCGACCAGTGCGAGATCCGCAAGACGGCCGAGGCGTTCGGTGTGCACCGTGCCGACGGCGGCCCGCTGGGCGAGAATCCCGCCGACGTGCTGGGCACCAACGAGATCGCTCCGCTGACCATGGCCGCCGCGTTCGCCGCGGTCGCCAACGAGGGCACCTACTGTTCCCCGGTGGCAATCGAGCGCATCGTCGACGCCTCGGGCAACGACGTGCCCGCGCCGCAGACCACCTGCAGCCAGGCCGTCGACCCGAGCATCGCCGCGGCGATGACGACCGCGCTCCAGGGCGTCATCAACGGAGGTACGGCCACCGCCTCGAACCCGAACGACGGCATCCCGCACTTCGGCAAGACCGGCACCACCGACTCCGAGAAGGACACCTGGTTCGTCGGTGCGAGCACCGAGCTCGCCACCGCCGTGTGGGTGGGCAACGTGGTCGGCACGGTCTCCATCCGCAACACCGACATCATGGGCCAGGGCGGCGGCAACGTGCGCCACTCCGTCTGGAAGCAGTACATGACGGATGCCGACGGCAAGTACGGTGGCACCGCGTTCCCGACGGCTCAGTC of the Herbiconiux flava genome contains:
- a CDS encoding transglycosylase domain-containing protein; amino-acid sequence: MSAIAGILVTAMVTPALAVTGIAANNSIGMFENLPSYIKPDALAQKTNIYATKADGSNVLLASVFEQNREEVGWDQISPFVKDAVVAVEDPRFYSHGGVDVAATLRAAAGNALETSASGASTISMQYVRNIQVQKAEAIQDEAERDAAYEEATKTSIDRKLKEIKLAIGLEKEFSKDDILLGYLNIAPFGGRVYGIQSAAQYYFGVNATDLSVAQAASLIATVNAPNDLRIDEPDNVADNQARRDKDVLPAMLKEHKITQAQYDEAIATPVTPNIQIQSTGCQTANEISAGFFCDYITRIVKNDAAFGPDEDSRWNNFKTGGYDIYTTLDLDLQAAGAAAMNAYVPKAGSGFDLGSSLVTVQPGTGKVLAMVQNKDFSDDPEVTATNEGASAINYATDYAYGGSTGFQVGSTYKIFTLAEWLKTGHSLGDVVNGNPGTLNLAQFRDSCTGGNGGTYSVKNDGGAAPGNVTVSKATADSVNLAFLRMAQKLDQCEIRKTAEAFGVHRADGGPLGENPADVLGTNEIAPLTMAAAFAAVANEGTYCSPVAIERIVDASGNDVPAPQTTCSQAVDPSIAAAMTTALQGVINGGTATASNPNDGIPHFGKTGTTDSEKDTWFVGASTELATAVWVGNVVGTVSIRNTDIMGQGGGNVRHSVWKQYMTDADGKYGGTAFPTAQSSLVNGVKVTIPNVAGMSIDAAQDAITSAGFDFQDGGQIDSTRAAGVVDSTSPSGSATKGSTVQVFTSNGQLRTVPNLVGLSPEAAKSAITGAGIGAGQIVFDGPSSGNAKVTASNPAAGEPIRAGSDKLRVTTKG